The Lycium barbarum isolate Lr01 chromosome 12, ASM1917538v2, whole genome shotgun sequence genome includes a region encoding these proteins:
- the LOC132622284 gene encoding stress protein DDR48-like, protein MSYGESEYGGSGIESDETGYGSRSEYGKPKKAHGSGYGRKSDDDNEPKSEYGSGYNRKSEYEKPDSDDESGFGRKNKSSEYGSGYEKKSEYGSSYGKNTDSTDEYGSGGYGSKTTSGYGKESSEYGSSYGNNQSGGYGSTKTASGYGSGNIRKSGDDDDDDEKNSKYGSSYGRKTDSDEYGSSGYGKKSEGYGSSTIERPSYGRSEEEDYKKPSYGKRDDDDEGYGRKKYGDDDSGSDSGSDKEKKKNRRNKKYSDDN, encoded by the exons ATGTCTTATGGAGAAAGTGAGTATGGTGGTAGCGGAATTGAATCTGATGAAACCGGTTATGGTAGTCGGTCTGAGTACGGGAAACCTAAAAAGGCACATGGATCTGGATATGGGCGAAAGAGCGATGATGACAACGAACCCAAATCTGAATATGGATCCGGGTATAACCGAAAGAGTGAGTACGAGAAGCCTGATTCGGATGATGAATCAGGTTTTGGACGTAAGAATAAGAGTTCGGAATATGGATCCGGGTATGAAAAGAAGAGTGAATATGGGTCAAGTTATGGAAAAAACACGGACAGTACTGATGAGTACGGGTCGGGTGGATATGGCAGCAAAACCACATCCGGGTATGGAAAGGAAAGTTCGGAATACGGGTCTAGTTACGGAAATAATCAATCAGGTGGATATGGGAGCACTAAAACTGCATCAGGTTATGGATCAGGGAACATAAGAAAgagtggtgatgatgatgatgacgacgagAAAAACTCAAAATACGGGTCAAGTTATGGGCGAAAGACTGATTCTGATGAGTATGGATCTAGTGGATATGGGAAAAAGAGCGAAGGGTATGGGAGTTCAACAATTGAGAGGCCTAGTTATGGAAGGTCTGAGGAAGAGGATTACAAGAAGCCTAGCTATGGGAAACGCGACGATGATGATGAAGGCTATGGTCGCAAGAAATAT GGTGATGATGACTCGGGCTCAGACTCTGGCTCTgacaaggagaagaagaaaaatcgTCGCAATAAAAAGTACTCCGATGACAATTAA